In the Ipomoea triloba cultivar NCNSP0323 chromosome 6, ASM357664v1 genome, one interval contains:
- the LOC116022059 gene encoding protein RER1B-like has translation MEGVSVDDPGPLAPLVKWRSEFSKMFRYYLDRSAPYVVERWIGTLAAASIYVLRVYYVRGFHIISYGVGTYLLNLLIGFLSPKFDPELEALDGPSLHTRDSDEYRPFVRRLPEFLLWYATTKAFIVAFFMTFCSVFDVPVFWPILLCYWIVLFILTMKRQITHMIKYKYVPFNYGKMRYDQKKSAASSSGSPRD, from the exons ATGGAAGGAGTTAGTGTAGATGATCCTGGGCCACTGGCACCTCTAGTGAAGTGGAGAAGTGAGTTCTCTAAGATGTTTAGGTACTACCTGGATAGGTCTGCTCCTTATGTGGTTGAGAGGTGGATAGGAACACTAGCAGCTGCATCGATATATGTATTGCGAGTTTATTATGTTCGTGGGTTTCATATTATATCTTACGGCGTTGGAACCTATCTCTTGAATCTGCTGATTGGATTTCTGTCGCCAAAGTTTGATCCTGAGCTGGAAGCGCTTGATGGGCCTTCCTTGCACACTAGAGATAGTGATGAGTATAGACCATTTGTTCGACGTCTCCCTGAGTTTTTGTTGTG GTACGCGACCACAAAAGCTTTCATCGTAGCTTTTTTTATGACCTTCTGTTCTGTATTTGACGTCCCAGTTTTCTGGCCAATCCTACTTTGTTATTGGATTGTCCTTTTCATTCTCACCATGAAGCGTCAGATAACACACATGATTAAGTACAAGTATGTGCCTTTCAACTACGGGAAAATG AGATACGATCAGAAGAAATCTGCTGCAAGTAGCAGTGGCTCACCGAGGGATTGA